From the genome of Bordetella sp. H567, one region includes:
- the coxB gene encoding cytochrome c oxidase subunit II: protein MTATPTLMPAAASAIAHRTDALFYSLLGLSAFMAVLLTVLAVVFCIRYRKGSGADRRNAPEHANGLEWTWTITPLLAFIGLFLWGAYDYSALTRPPDDAMPVYVVAKQWVWTVQHANGKREIDELHVPVGKPVRLLMSSQDVIHSFYVPEFRVKQDVLPGRYTSLWFTASRAGTYHLLCAEFCGTDHAAMGGGIVAMPPEQFSRWLAQGQDGPDLVQRGYQLFREHGCMGCHDARSSVHAPDLDHLFARRVFLQDGRVVVADETYIRDSILEPRKDVVAGYAPIMPSFAGQFSEPDLMALIAYLKSDRPKEAAPR from the coding sequence ATGACCGCGACGCCCACCCTGATGCCGGCCGCCGCATCGGCGATCGCCCACCGCACGGACGCCTTGTTCTACAGCCTGCTGGGCCTGTCGGCCTTCATGGCCGTGCTGTTGACCGTGCTGGCCGTCGTCTTCTGCATACGCTACCGCAAGGGCTCGGGCGCGGATCGCCGCAATGCGCCGGAACATGCCAATGGCCTGGAATGGACCTGGACGATCACGCCGCTGCTGGCCTTCATCGGCCTGTTCCTGTGGGGCGCCTACGACTACAGCGCCCTGACGCGGCCGCCGGATGACGCCATGCCGGTCTACGTGGTCGCCAAGCAATGGGTGTGGACGGTGCAGCATGCCAACGGCAAGCGGGAAATCGACGAGTTGCACGTACCCGTCGGCAAGCCGGTGCGCCTGCTGATGAGCTCGCAGGACGTCATCCACAGCTTCTACGTCCCCGAGTTCCGCGTCAAGCAGGACGTGCTGCCGGGTCGCTACACCAGCTTGTGGTTCACCGCCAGCCGCGCCGGCACCTATCACCTCTTGTGCGCGGAATTCTGCGGTACCGACCATGCCGCCATGGGCGGCGGCATCGTCGCCATGCCCCCCGAGCAGTTCTCGCGCTGGCTGGCCCAGGGCCAGGACGGACCCGACCTCGTACAGCGCGGCTACCAGCTGTTCCGCGAACATGGATGCATGGGCTGCCACGATGCCCGGTCCAGCGTCCATGCGCCCGACCTGGACCACCTGTTCGCCCGCCGCGTCTTCCTGCAGGACGGCCGCGTGGTCGTCGCGGACGAAACCTATATCCGGGATTCCATCCTGGAGCCGCGCAAGGACGTGGTGGCGGGCTACGCGCCCATCATGCCTTCGTTCGCCGGCCAGTTCAGCGAGCCGGACCTGATGGCGCTGATCGCCTACCTGAAGTCCGATCGTCCCAAGGAGGCCGCCCCGCGATGA
- a CDS encoding SCO family protein encodes MRRVLAWSRTSRERAAWSPLLLLVLLLLVSPCLARMAAAPPDAAALAFRQHPGRALPPAQGLRDQDGRAVSLADYLGKRPVIFVLGYYHCPVLCSTLMDAVLERVRGIGVPFEVVAVSIDPTETPGDAARKYGYYRGLTNTGSATDLASHLHLLTATPAAIAALTDAVGFPYQRDPDSGQYYHPAGFVVLTPQGRISRYFLGLGFSARDVRLALVEASSGKVGGLADRLVLLCSHYDPATGRYNVAAMAMARAAGLGTLLALLWGLFALRRRGGKGGHA; translated from the coding sequence ATGAGGCGGGTGCTCGCGTGGTCCAGGACCTCCCGCGAGCGGGCGGCATGGTCGCCGCTGCTCTTGCTGGTGCTGCTCCTGCTGGTGTCGCCGTGCCTGGCGAGGATGGCGGCGGCTCCCCCGGACGCCGCGGCGCTGGCGTTCCGCCAGCACCCCGGCCGCGCCTTGCCGCCGGCTCAGGGACTGCGCGACCAGGACGGGCGCGCCGTGAGCCTGGCCGACTATCTGGGCAAGCGGCCGGTGATTTTCGTGCTGGGCTATTACCACTGCCCCGTGCTGTGTTCGACGCTGATGGATGCCGTGCTGGAGCGCGTGCGCGGCATCGGCGTACCGTTCGAGGTGGTTGCGGTCAGCATCGACCCCACGGAGACGCCAGGCGACGCCGCGCGCAAGTATGGCTATTACCGCGGCCTGACGAATACGGGCAGCGCCACGGATCTTGCCTCGCATCTGCATCTGCTTACGGCGACGCCCGCGGCCATCGCCGCCTTGACCGACGCGGTCGGATTTCCCTACCAGCGCGATCCCGACAGCGGCCAGTACTATCATCCCGCCGGCTTCGTGGTCCTGACGCCGCAGGGGCGCATCTCGCGCTACTTCCTGGGCCTGGGCTTCTCGGCGCGCGACGTCAGGCTGGCCTTGGTGGAAGCGTCCAGCGGCAAGGTGGGCGGCCTGGCCGATCGCCTGGTGCTGCTGTGCTCGCACTACGATCCCGCCACCGGCCGCTACAACGTCGCCGCCATGGCCATGGCCCGCGCCGCCGGCCTGGGCACGCTGCTGGCCTTGCTGTGGGGTCTGTTCGCGCTGCGCCGGAGAGGCGGCAAGGGGGGGCATGCATGA
- a CDS encoding c-type cytochrome produces MKCLGATWPAMRALSLACLLASLLAGCERAAQNMYDQPRGKPYRASPLFPDGAMSRTPPPGTQAYARGSQADTTSGREGTEDVSRDARAQGATSLPDPVTPAMLKQGQTLYGVYCMPCHSPVGDGDGRIVERGFPAPPTYHSDRLRGVPDRHIYDVISNGYGVMAPYGNRIRPEDRWAIVAFVRALQLSQHAQVSKLPPDVRGQAQSAMTSGGSP; encoded by the coding sequence ATGAAGTGCCTGGGCGCGACCTGGCCGGCCATGCGAGCCCTGTCCCTGGCTTGCCTGCTGGCGTCGCTGCTGGCCGGCTGCGAACGCGCGGCGCAGAACATGTACGACCAGCCGCGCGGCAAGCCTTACCGCGCGAGTCCGCTTTTTCCGGACGGGGCCATGTCGCGCACGCCGCCGCCCGGCACGCAGGCCTACGCGCGCGGCAGCCAGGCCGATACGACCAGCGGCAGGGAAGGGACCGAGGACGTCAGCCGCGATGCGCGGGCGCAGGGCGCGACTTCCCTGCCGGATCCAGTCACGCCGGCGATGCTCAAGCAGGGCCAGACACTCTATGGCGTGTACTGCATGCCATGCCATAGCCCCGTGGGCGATGGGGACGGCCGCATCGTCGAGCGGGGCTTTCCGGCGCCGCCCACCTATCACAGCGACCGGCTGCGCGGCGTGCCGGACCGCCATATCTACGACGTCATCAGCAACGGCTATGGCGTGATGGCGCCGTACGGCAACCGCATCCGGCCGGAGGACCGCTGGGCCATCGTGGCCTTCGTGCGGGCCTTGCAGCTCAGCCAGCATGCCCAGGTGTCGAAGCTGCCGCCCGATGTGCGGGGCCAGGCGCAGTCGGCAATGACGTCCGGGGGCAGCCCATGA
- a CDS encoding DUF3341 domain-containing protein: MKPRLYGLMAEFRQPDALVRAARAVREQGHADIEAYAPFAVPELPEAVGFTGSRAVPRATLAGGILGGTGGYFMQWYAATQSYPINVGGRPLHSWPMFIPVTFELTILCAAIFAVVSMLWANGLPRLNHPVFATPDFDLASRDRFFLCVRLPEGCTQDDEACHAARAVLARQQPIAVREVPA; encoded by the coding sequence ATGAAGCCGCGCCTGTACGGCCTGATGGCGGAATTCCGCCAGCCCGATGCCCTGGTGCGGGCGGCGCGCGCCGTGCGCGAACAGGGCCACGCGGACATCGAGGCCTATGCCCCCTTCGCAGTGCCGGAACTGCCGGAGGCCGTGGGCTTTACCGGCAGCCGCGCGGTGCCGCGCGCGACGCTGGCCGGCGGCATCCTGGGCGGGACAGGCGGGTACTTCATGCAGTGGTACGCGGCGACCCAGTCCTATCCCATCAACGTAGGCGGCCGGCCGCTGCACAGCTGGCCCATGTTCATCCCGGTGACTTTCGAGCTGACCATCCTGTGCGCGGCGATCTTCGCCGTGGTGTCGATGCTCTGGGCAAATGGCCTGCCGCGGTTGAACCACCCCGTCTTCGCGACGCCGGACTTCGATCTGGCCAGCCGCGATCGGTTTTTCCTTTGCGTGCGGCTGCCGGAAGGATGCACGCAAGACGATGAGGCCTGCCATGCCGCGCGCGCGGTGCTGGCACGGCAGCAACCCATCGCGGTCCGCGAGGTGCCGGCATGA
- the nrfD gene encoding NrfD/PsrC family molybdoenzyme membrane anchor subunit, whose product MPDTYASITDRISDIVLARRRAGPAGWRAGWRTHWRWRALFLVTFAATLVFCAASAWLFVVGVGLWGVNIPVAWGYALGNFVWWIGIGHAGTFISAVLLLLRQQWRTSINRFAEAMTLFAASIAGLFPILHLGRPWFAYWLLPYPDRMNLWPQWRSPLVWDIFAISTYLLVSLMFWYVGLIPDLATLRDRARGRAKQIAYGLFALGWRGDARHWARYESAYLLLAGLATPLVVSVHTVVSLDFAIGNTPGYHSTIFPPYFVAGALYSGFAMVLTLAIPLRHYFRLHDLITIRHLSLAARVLLATGAMVAYGYVSEAFMSFYGGDEFEIAMTMDRWTGAYAPVYWAVIVCNVLIPQVLWSRRVRTSPAWLFAISIVINLGMWMERFLIVVQSTHRDFMPSAWGMFVPTAWDWTFLFASIGMFAWLFLLFLRFLPMISMSEVREMEYETRGPAAAGAGGAPTPPAGAPASRRPDA is encoded by the coding sequence ATGCCTGATACCTACGCCAGCATCACCGATCGCATCTCCGACATCGTCCTGGCGCGCCGCCGGGCCGGCCCGGCGGGATGGCGCGCCGGATGGCGCACGCATTGGCGCTGGCGGGCCTTGTTCCTGGTCACCTTCGCCGCCACGCTGGTGTTCTGCGCCGCCAGCGCCTGGCTGTTCGTCGTCGGGGTGGGGCTGTGGGGGGTGAACATTCCGGTGGCGTGGGGATACGCGCTGGGCAATTTCGTCTGGTGGATCGGTATCGGCCACGCCGGCACCTTCATTTCCGCGGTGCTGTTGCTCTTGCGGCAGCAATGGCGCACCTCCATCAATCGCTTCGCGGAGGCCATGACGCTGTTCGCCGCGAGCATCGCCGGCCTGTTTCCCATCCTGCACCTGGGCCGCCCCTGGTTTGCCTACTGGCTGCTGCCGTATCCGGACCGCATGAACCTGTGGCCGCAGTGGCGCAGTCCGCTGGTGTGGGACATCTTCGCCATCAGCACCTATCTGCTGGTCTCGCTGATGTTCTGGTATGTCGGCCTGATCCCGGACCTGGCGACGCTGCGCGACCGCGCCCGCGGCCGCGCGAAACAGATCGCCTACGGCCTGTTCGCCCTGGGATGGCGCGGCGACGCGCGCCATTGGGCTCGTTATGAAAGCGCCTATCTGCTCCTGGCGGGGCTGGCCACTCCCCTGGTGGTCTCCGTGCATACGGTGGTCTCGCTGGATTTCGCGATCGGCAACACACCGGGCTATCACTCCACCATTTTTCCGCCGTACTTCGTGGCGGGCGCGCTGTACTCCGGCTTCGCGATGGTGTTGACCCTGGCGATCCCGCTGCGGCATTACTTCCGGCTACACGACCTGATCACGATCCGGCACCTGTCGCTGGCCGCGCGCGTGCTGCTGGCCACGGGCGCCATGGTGGCCTATGGCTATGTCTCGGAAGCGTTCATGTCCTTCTATGGCGGCGACGAATTCGAGATCGCCATGACCATGGACCGCTGGACGGGCGCCTACGCGCCAGTGTACTGGGCCGTCATCGTCTGCAATGTGCTGATCCCCCAGGTGTTGTGGAGCCGGCGCGTCCGCACCAGCCCGGCGTGGCTGTTCGCCATCAGCATCGTCATCAATCTGGGCATGTGGATGGAGCGCTTCCTGATCGTCGTGCAAAGCACGCATCGGGACTTCATGCCATCGGCCTGGGGCATGTTCGTGCCCACCGCCTGGGATTGGACCTTCCTGTTCGCGTCGATCGGCATGTTCGCCTGGTTGTTCCTGCTGTTCCTGCGCTTCCTGCCGATGATCTCCATGAGCGAGGTGCGCGAAATGGAATACGAAACGCGTGGGCCGGCCGCGGCCGGCGCAGGCGGCGCTCCGACGCCACCCGCGGGCGCCCCCGCATCGCGGAGGCCGGACGCATGA
- a CDS encoding 4Fe-4S dicluster domain-containing protein yields the protein MRTIPIHHATDDPGEDARAALAGPDDPARRTLLKWMAASAALAAAGCSGPPDEAIVPYAHMPEGGPGDEPVFYASAVTRGGYAQPVLVETHMGRPTKIEGNPLHPMSQGATSAWAQGAILQLWDPDRSRTVMRGEAVSDWTAARDALVERLGVHAADGGAGLRILTGGSTSPTLARQLDALAARYPNMRRYRHDPLHDAAAEAGARQALGYPAHALYRLDQASVVLAVGADLFMDTPAGVRYARDFARGRGDAAPAGAPSDAQAAARASRPRLRLYAMEAMPGLTGAMADQRWAMTPAAMGAVLRRLAHALGVPGAPAPEGQGAPWESRLADELKKHGGAALVAAGPALSVEDHALAWSINAHLGAAGKSVMPVRTQAVPGMGALLADMRDGRVDTLVLIDTNPVYDSPGAQRFADALRRVPLSMHLGLYRDETARASTWHIPRAHELESWSDALAWDGTPTIQQPMIAPLHGGHTPHTLLRVLLDGAEADAHAEVRQTWQARWGTDFEQRWPAALRAGQVDGASPSSAGNPGVAPVAAAPASAQRPPQGAPAGPQGDQPPRGGGPFTLPDPARRTPGQLIAQVIPDPYLGAGADANNAWLQELPRPLTRLVWDNAVFIGPQTARAHGLATGDVVRLTADHGATVGGPVHILEGHAENAVTLHLGYGRRHAGRVGDGVGFDAYVLQGSDGAGMPLPAVAVAMERTGRTHAFAHVQTEMSTHGRDIVRVEDIGAIPPAKAASPAGSAAQPGEKAGKKPEGPEPTLYPEVEYPDYAWAMTIDLDKCIGCNACTAACQAENNIPVVGAEEVRRGRVMHWVRVDVYREARKTLFQPVPCMHCENAPCELVCPVGATVHDAEGLNAQVYNRCVGTRFCSNNCPYKVRRFNFFEYSDRSEDAAAHQNPDVTVRQRGVMEKCTYCVQRISRARIRAQKEDRPLRDGEVVTACEAVCPTQAIVFGNLNEAGSRVNATRASPRAYTLLEELNTRPRTRYLARQADADARLEPDDA from the coding sequence ATGCGTACCATTCCTATCCATCACGCTACGGACGATCCCGGGGAAGATGCCCGCGCCGCGCTTGCTGGGCCGGACGATCCGGCGCGCCGGACACTGCTGAAATGGATGGCAGCTTCCGCGGCGCTGGCCGCGGCGGGCTGCAGCGGCCCCCCTGACGAAGCGATCGTTCCTTATGCGCATATGCCGGAGGGCGGTCCGGGCGATGAACCGGTTTTCTATGCCAGCGCGGTGACCCGGGGCGGTTACGCCCAGCCGGTATTGGTGGAAACCCATATGGGCCGGCCCACCAAGATCGAAGGCAATCCGCTGCATCCCATGAGCCAGGGCGCGACCAGCGCCTGGGCCCAGGGGGCCATCCTGCAATTGTGGGATCCGGATCGCTCGCGCACGGTGATGCGGGGCGAGGCGGTGTCGGATTGGACAGCGGCGCGCGACGCGCTGGTGGAGCGCCTTGGCGTCCATGCGGCCGACGGGGGCGCGGGCCTGCGGATATTGACCGGCGGTAGCACCTCGCCGACATTGGCGCGGCAACTGGACGCGCTGGCGGCGCGCTATCCCAATATGCGGCGCTATCGGCACGATCCGCTGCATGATGCCGCCGCCGAAGCCGGTGCACGGCAGGCGCTGGGATATCCCGCGCATGCCCTGTATCGCCTGGACCAGGCCAGCGTCGTCCTGGCCGTGGGCGCCGACCTCTTCATGGATACGCCGGCCGGTGTGCGCTACGCCCGGGACTTCGCGCGCGGCCGCGGCGATGCCGCGCCGGCCGGTGCGCCCAGCGACGCGCAGGCCGCCGCCCGCGCATCGCGGCCGCGCCTGCGCCTTTACGCCATGGAGGCCATGCCCGGCCTGACCGGCGCGATGGCCGACCAGCGCTGGGCCATGACGCCCGCTGCCATGGGCGCGGTGCTGCGTCGCCTGGCCCATGCGCTGGGCGTGCCGGGCGCGCCGGCGCCGGAAGGACAGGGCGCACCTTGGGAATCCCGCCTCGCCGATGAACTGAAGAAGCACGGCGGCGCCGCGCTGGTCGCGGCCGGGCCCGCGCTGTCGGTGGAAGACCATGCGCTGGCGTGGTCCATCAACGCCCATCTGGGCGCCGCGGGCAAGTCGGTCATGCCGGTCCGGACGCAGGCGGTGCCCGGCATGGGCGCGCTGCTCGCCGACATGCGCGACGGCCGCGTCGACACCCTGGTCCTGATCGATACCAACCCCGTCTACGACAGCCCCGGCGCGCAGCGCTTCGCCGACGCGCTGCGACGCGTGCCGCTGTCGATGCACCTGGGGCTTTATCGCGACGAGACGGCGCGCGCCTCTACCTGGCACATACCGCGTGCCCACGAGCTGGAAAGCTGGAGCGACGCGCTGGCCTGGGACGGCACGCCGACGATCCAGCAGCCGATGATCGCGCCGCTGCATGGCGGGCATACGCCGCACACGCTGCTACGAGTGCTGCTGGATGGCGCGGAGGCGGATGCGCACGCGGAAGTCCGCCAGACGTGGCAGGCGCGCTGGGGCACGGATTTCGAGCAGCGGTGGCCCGCGGCCTTGCGGGCAGGGCAGGTGGACGGCGCGTCGCCCTCCAGCGCCGGAAATCCTGGCGTTGCGCCTGTGGCCGCCGCGCCGGCAAGCGCGCAGCGCCCGCCGCAGGGCGCTCCAGCGGGGCCGCAAGGCGATCAGCCTCCAAGGGGTGGCGGCCCGTTCACGCTACCCGACCCCGCGCGGCGCACGCCTGGCCAACTGATCGCCCAGGTCATCCCGGACCCTTATCTGGGCGCAGGCGCGGACGCCAATAACGCGTGGCTGCAGGAACTGCCGCGTCCGCTGACCCGCCTGGTCTGGGACAACGCGGTATTCATCGGGCCGCAGACGGCGCGGGCCCATGGTCTGGCCACGGGCGATGTGGTGCGGCTGACGGCGGACCACGGCGCAACCGTGGGCGGCCCGGTGCACATACTGGAAGGCCATGCCGAAAACGCGGTGACCCTCCACCTGGGGTATGGGCGCCGGCACGCCGGCCGCGTGGGCGATGGCGTCGGCTTCGATGCCTACGTGCTGCAAGGCAGCGACGGCGCGGGCATGCCGCTGCCGGCCGTGGCCGTCGCGATGGAACGCACCGGCCGCACGCACGCGTTCGCCCATGTGCAGACCGAGATGTCCACGCACGGCCGCGATATCGTGCGCGTGGAGGACATCGGGGCAATCCCGCCCGCGAAGGCGGCGTCCCCGGCAGGGAGCGCGGCGCAGCCGGGGGAAAAGGCCGGCAAAAAGCCCGAAGGCCCCGAGCCCACGCTGTACCCGGAGGTGGAATACCCGGACTACGCCTGGGCCATGACGATCGACCTGGACAAGTGCATCGGCTGCAATGCGTGCACCGCCGCGTGCCAGGCCGAGAACAATATCCCCGTGGTGGGCGCGGAAGAGGTGCGGCGTGGCCGCGTCATGCATTGGGTGCGGGTGGACGTCTACCGCGAAGCGCGCAAGACCTTGTTCCAGCCGGTACCTTGCATGCATTGCGAAAACGCGCCTTGCGAGCTGGTGTGCCCGGTCGGCGCCACGGTGCACGATGCCGAGGGCCTGAACGCGCAGGTGTACAACCGGTGCGTGGGGACACGCTTCTGCTCGAACAACTGCCCATACAAGGTCAGGCGCTTCAATTTTTTCGAGTATTCCGATCGTTCCGAGGATGCCGCCGCGCATCAAAACCCCGACGTCACGGTACGCCAGCGCGGCGTCATGGAAAAGTGCACGTATTGCGTGCAGCGGATCAGCCGCGCGCGCATCCGCGCGCAGAAGGAAGACCGGCCGCTGCGCGACGGCGAGGTCGTCACCGCGTGCGAGGCCGTGTGCCCCACGCAGGCCATCGTGTTCGGCAACTTGAACGAGGCCGGCAGCCGCGTGAATGCCACGCGCGCCTCGCCCCGCGCCTATACACTGCTGGAGGAACTGAATACGCGTCCCCGCACGCGTTACCTGGCGCGGCAGGCGGATGCCGACGCCCGCCTGGAGCCGGACGATGCCTGA